AGTGATTCCGGCTGGAACATTCTCGAAGAAAGCACCATAATTCTATGAAAGAAATTTGTTTTAGttagaaataataaaatggttACAAGTTAAGAAAATTCAACATTATAATAAGTCAAACTTACCGGAAGTCCTACGGTTATACTTAAGAGAGAAATGACATTATCACCAGGGTTAAACTTCGCTTCTTGCTCAAAAACATAATGAAACTTTCCATTTTCTGCATGATAATTACCTAAAAACAGAAATCAATTAATAATACTTTTATAAGCTAGTAAGCTAGTATTGTTGAGatttgacaaaaatatatatcagtTTACTTACCAACGTGTTGTCCATTGACAAAAGCATGAAGCACATGAGCAGTACTGTTGATATGTAGATACATGTTCTTACCCCAAACTGGATCTTCTTCTTTAAGATTAAGAGTAGTCATGTACCAAAGATAATCACTTTGGTCATTGCTTActattttttgatcaaacaattGTCTCATTGTAGATTCTCCTCTTCCTTTTAAAAGGAAGTTGTCTATGTTCTCTGGTCTCCATGACCATTTCAAATTTATAGGCTTATCCTCAGCTTCATTTGGTTTCTTAACCATCACTGAAGTTTGAGTGTTTAtctgaaaatttaaaatccaaaaaatgcATTAAAGGTTATAGCTTTAAATGTTACAATGATAGtcaatatgaaatataaaataaaaaatccacAAAGGAAAATgcacatatataattaatttgaaataCTAACAGAAAAGTTTTATGTAATAACCGAAAACCCACAAGCAcaaatggaaaaaaatattatcagttGGAGTATAATGCTAATTattaatttgaagaaaaaaaactgcataaagaatattattttgaatgTTATAACCGTAATTCTTATGTATGCAACAATCGACACAATTAAGAATATGGtagagaaaatatataaaagattaaaTTTAAATGCAATCCTCAATAATtgaatgtaacaaaaaaaagacaaaccTTAGCAGTATTATAAACCTCAGTTTTGCAATCTGGTAAAATGCTAACGGACCAAGTCGGGACAACATAAGTTTCTCCTTGAAAATTGATTGTTGCATCTGAACTTTCATTAACATTTCCAAAGAAACAGCTCGATCCTCCTTCAGTCTTATAAATTGTTGCCTAAAACATGCATGCTCGTGATAAGTAattagttcaaaattaacatgtTTAATATTGGTAagcaaaaagacaaaaaaaattaccgaTACAAAATTTCCAAAGTCAATGGTGGAGACATTTCCATAGGTAAGAGTTTTTTCCATAGAGTGAAGGATATCATGAAGTTGTTTTAAGTGCCCGTATTTTGGTTGATTCAAATTACCTGATAAATTTACATCATGTTAATACTAAAGCTTAATCTTCAAAACTAacttaaaatatgaatataatttgaatttaCCAAATTCGTCAAGAGGAGCATCATAATCATATGAAGTTGTGATGTATGGACCACCTGCGGTTCTACCAAAGTTTGTGCCTCCATGGTACTACATAAATAAATCATTCATTTAATGTtcctaattaatatatatgttagtGTACTTTgttaactaaattaaaattctatcaTAGTGACTGACCATGTAATAATTCTGGAAAGTTCCTCCTCTTTGAAAGAATCTTGCAACAGAAAAAGCAACATCTTCTGTTGTTCTATGAGGATTTTTGCCTCCCCAATTCTGATACCTACGCAAATATTAaggaatatatatgtatgtaagataataaatttagagaaatataaccaaaattttatttattcatgCCAGTAATGTAAAACTAACCATCCTGTCCAGTTCTCAGTCCACATCTTAGGAGTGTTGGCGTTGTTTGGTTCAAAGTTGTCGCAATAATAACCATTACATGTATTCAACTAAAttcaaacaattttaaaatatataattttgcataaaataattaaaagatattaactAAGATACTCAGCTAGTTACCATAGGTTGAGGAGCATCATCTTGTTGACACATGATCCATGGTACACCAACATCAAGAGATTGAGCCATGTTTGCACACCATTGAATGTATGCTTTACCCATTTCTCCATACGATCCAATTACATTTCCATATTCATTTTCTATCTGCAAGAAAATAGTGTTAAGAActttttataacatagtaacaAACAGAGTAGTGTTGAAAACTAATCGATTACCTGTGCAAGTATAATGGGACCTCCTTGTGAtgcaaataatttgtttttcttgacCATGTCAACTATCATAGTTGTGAAGTTTTGCATCTCAttctatacaaaaaaaaataaacatatacaatatcaaataataataatacatatttgagaaacaaaatatttgattatcGAGCTTACCATAAACGCTTTGTTAGTAGTCCTGAATTCCATATCGGGCATGTTGTGCAGCCATACAGGAAATCCTCTGTTAAAAATGATTACACAATTACCGATCAAAAACATTACATGGAAAACCAGAATATCTCATTCAGAATTGGAAGAAGACTCGCAAAAGTTACTTAAGCGTAAGGGATTTATTAAAACTGACATGTAAAATAATAGCTAACAATTACTAACACGTCCCGTTTATGTGTATGTAAAGAGAAACTGATATGTATTTAAAAAGTTACTAAAGCGAATTGGAGAATGACTCGCAAAAAGTTACTAACACATTAGGGATTTATTAAAACTGATTGGTATGTACGAGAACAGCTAAGAAATACTAACGCATCCCGTATTCCCGTTTAGGTGTATGTAAGAGAAACTGATATGTATGAATGTATGTAAGAAGTTACTAACGCATTAGCGATTTGTtaactatatatacatatatgtttatatataaattagtaaGATTCTTGTACAAAAAGTTAGTAAGATTCATTCCGTTTAGTATATTACCCATAGTTCCATTCGGCACAAACGTATGGTCCTATGCGAAGAACGACATATAACTTTTGATCTTGAATGGTTTTCAAGAACCGAATAAGGTCTAGATTTCCAGAGAAATCATATTGACGACGAGTAGGCTCATGAGCATTCCAAAAAACATATGTTTCTATAGCATCAAGACCTCCTTCTTTGCCTTTTTTTATAAGATCGGGCCACatctaaaaaaatagattaataaacaaaattattataatcgCTACTGAACATAAATACCACTACGATCAGTCATAGATATGCACTATTCAAGATTTAATTACCTCAGGGGTACTTCTAGGATAATGAATCGAGCCGGAGAGAAGAACACGCCGATTACCATCAATGGTGATTGCTCGTCCATCGTGAGAAACAATCGTAGCGTACACACTACTTGCTAAGAACAAGAGACAGCATACGAGAAACCTAAGAGAAACCATTTTgcagattgtttttgttttgtttttgagtgACGGAGATAGGGgaaaacaatgatatatatAGGGGAGCAGAAAATCTTATGTAGATGTAATTCAgataatttcttatatatattttttaaatataatattttctatgaAAATCACAATCGTCGTTTCATCTAGTTAggatttatgaatataaattttatttgcaTAATATGGATTTTATTGCAAACATAGAAAATAAAGCTAATTATaggaatatcttttttttttttttttttttgccaacaaTTATCGGAATATCTAATCAGTTCAGATTTCGTTGActaccaaaatatatatatttgaaatggtttttaatacttaaattttttagtGAATTTTATATTATCCTGACGAAAATTTTATTCCCTTTATACTTCTTATCCTATTTGCAGCCGATTAATTCGTCCTTTAAACCATagagtatttttatttacttttagatTACTTGTTACAATTATCCATAATATGTTTCTTTTACTTTCACAcaaataagatttatattttggtattCTTAGGATAAACCTCGTCCAGTATGTTCTTCTCATCCAGAAGCTTTGTTAAAATCTTACGTAGATGTAATTcagatattttctttaaaatataatcttttCTATAAAAATCACTAACGTCGTTTCATTTAgttataatttatgaatatgaattttatttgcaTGTTATTTTATTGCAAACATAGAAATTAAAACTAATTCTCGGAATATCTAATCAGTTCATTTCGTTGACtacaaaaagatatataattgaaatggtttgtaataattaaaagttgtaataatgaattttatattatgCTGAAGAAAATATTCTTCCCTTTATACTCATTATCCTATTTGCAACCGATTAATTCGTCCTTTAAACCATAcagtatttttatttacttttagatTACTTGCTACAATTGTCCATAATATGTTTCTTTTACTTTCACACGAATAAGATTTATCTTTTGGCATTCTTAGGATAAACGTCGTCCAGTATGTTCTACTCATCCAGAAGCTttgctattttattttggataaaaacaaacaataacATCGTTATTCTGTTTTGGATAATAACTTGGTAACGTCCGTAATTCAAACTCGTTCAAGGTgtgtgtggggggggggggggggggggggagggaaCGCATGCCCGCGAACAAAACTTTCAAACGCTAATATGTATCGCACATACATGAACTTAATGACAGTCTTCAAAGATACTAGTATACATCACATgtaaacatatacatatatatatattcgtatATTCGtaccaaaaaaacatatatattaagcTGGCGATTACTCAGATCGAAATCTTCCATTGAAGTTTCGATCTCCACCTGATCGGTACGTCCTTCGGCGTATTGATTCCCACATCGACGATTACTTGCGCACTGGTGTTCCGACGATCTCTGATTCTGGGTCCGTTTTGCTGCCGTCTCCCCCACGCTTTATGCGAGACACGACGGTTTACTCTGTTACTGACGACATCGACGACCTTACATATTCCAAACTGCTCATCGAATCATCAACCGGGCTGTCTCTCCTGTCTCTAGCTTGGCGAGGTACCGGTGCTCTGGTTCGTTAAACGGCACAGAGTCAGTGCTTGCTCTGTTTCTAGTTGTCTCTGATCTGGTTGGACTCGTACGATCTGATCTCTCTCACTGCGATCAAAAGTCGCAGACTTTGGTCTTGTTCTCTATTGATCCTAGTATTCTCGCATGGGATCGTTTCAACGTAACAAATCCAGTCATTGGATTGATATTAAAGGCAAAGGGATCATGtatgatgaggatgatgaaCCGATCAAGTTAACTGATCAAGACACTCCCCAAAATATTACGGAATTCCAGTTATCTTTGATTGGAAAGATTCTGAACCCGAAGAAACAAAATGTCGAAAAGCTTCTTCAGAAAATGCCATCGCAATGGGGCATGGAGGACCGTATTACCGCTAACGATTTGGGTAATGGAAAGTTTCTTTTGAACTTTACCACAGAGGATGATCTCAACTCTGTCCTTCGAAAGGGCCCGTTCCACTTCAACTTCTGCATGTTTGTGCTGGTTCGATGGGAACCTACTGTCCATGATGATTACCCTTGGATAATCCCTTTCTGGACTCGATTGATTGGTGTTCCACTTCACCTGTGGACGGTTAATAATCTGAAGGAGATAGGAGCTCGGTTGGGACATGTTCATCAGGACCAAATTGAGCTAATGGAAGGGAGAATGCTCATTGATATTGATACTCGTCGGCCGCTGAAGTTTGCAAGGAAGGCTGAATCTCCGGAAGGGGATGAGGTTACAATTGAGATCAAATACGAGATGTTATTTAAGCATTGTTCTACTTGTGGCTTGCTTACCCATGAGAAGGAGTACTGTCCCTCTCTGAGCCCTCAGGTTAGGATTAACCCGCCAGGTAACCGCCCTGGTGTCTTTGCAAGGGTACAGGTGCCAGAAGCACGGTCGAGGTTCATGCCTGTCAAGAAGGAACCTGCGTTGAGAACACAAACTGTTCGCCCATACAGTGAGCATAAGGTGCGACAGTCCAATGATCCAAGATATGGCAATAGTGACAGGAGCAGCCGGGGAGATAGCAGTCATGGTGCTTACTCACGGGA
This region of Brassica napus cultivar Da-Ae chromosome C5, Da-Ae, whole genome shotgun sequence genomic DNA includes:
- the LOC106402503 gene encoding beta-galactosidase 15, with product MVSLRFLVCCLLFLASSVYATIVSHDGRAITIDGNRRVLLSGSIHYPRSTPEMWPDLIKKGKEGGLDAIETYVFWNAHEPTRRQYDFSGNLDLIRFLKTIQDQKLYVVLRIGPYVCAEWNYGGFPVWLHNMPDMEFRTTNKAFMNEMQNFTTMIVDMVKKNKLFASQGGPIILAQIENEYGNVIGSYGEMGKAYIQWCANMAQSLDVGVPWIMCQQDDAPQPMLNTCNGYYCDNFEPNNANTPKMWTENWTGWYQNWGGKNPHRTTEDVAFSVARFFQRGGTFQNYYMYHGGTNFGRTAGGPYITTSYDYDAPLDEFGNLNQPKYGHLKQLHDILHSMEKTLTYGNVSTIDFGNFVSATIYKTEGGSSCFFGNVNESSDATINFQGETYVVPTWSVSILPDCKTEVYNTAKINTQTSVMVKKPNEAEDKPINLKWSWRPENIDNFLLKGRGESTMRQLFDQKIVSNDQSDYLWYMTTLNLKEEDPVWGKNMYLHINSTAHVLHAFVNGQHVGNYHAENGKFHYVFEQEAKFNPGDNVISLLSITVGLPNYGAFFENVPAGITGPVFIIGKNDDETIVKDLSAHKWSYKTGLSGFENQLFSSESQSKWSGDSVPFNRTMTWYKTTFKAPLGSEPVVVDLLGLGKGTAWINGNNIGRYWPEFLSTEDGCSTECNYRGAYYAEKCQTNCGEPTQRWYHVPRSFLNPKGDNTLVLFEEIGGNPSFVNFQTIGVGGVCANVYEKNVLELSCHGRPISAIKFASFGNPRGKCGSFEKGTCEANKDVVNILSAECVGKEKCSVNVSAEKFGVPECDGATRSLAVEALC